The Mastomys coucha isolate ucsf_1 unplaced genomic scaffold, UCSF_Mcou_1 pScaffold3, whole genome shotgun sequence DNA window CCATAGAAGGCAGCATTCTGGCATTGAGCAGGAGGGCAGTAGGGACCGAGGTGAAGGTCTCAGGGCCCCTGTGACCAAGAGAGAAAGGGGTGCTAGAAGACTCCACCCCAATCTTTGAACAGGGTGAAGGCTGGTGGCTaggaggagacagagggtggGTGAGTCTGGTGCCTGGGTCCCTATGCATGAATTTGTTAACCAAATTCAGGAACTTTGTGGTACTTCCTTCCCACACCACACCCCAGTGTTTCCCCCCTAGAACAAACAGGGCCCACGTTAAGtgggtttcttcttttttatattttataattatatatttttttaaaaaaatttaaacattggGTGAGGAGAGAGCTCTATTGGTAAAAGCACtggccacacaagcatgaagacctgagtttgagtccccaggGCCCACATAAAGATGGGTGTGGCAACCACTTGTGAAATTCCATATTCCTAGTGTGAAATAGGAGGTGAAGAACGGAGAACTCAAGGAAGatgacagggggtgggggtgtctggCTTAGAGTGTTCAGAGAAGGccacaaagggctggagagatggctcagtggttaagagcactgactgctcttccgtaggtcctgagttcaaatcccagcaaccacatggtggctcacaaccatctgtaatgagatctgatgccctcttctggtgcatccgaagacagctaccgtgtacttacatataacaaataaatacatcttaaaaaaaaaaaaaggccacaagTAGACCCTGCCTCAGACAAGGCAGGAAGACAGCTGCGCTCAGCATTCGAAGGGACTGCGAACTCACACTCAAGAATACACACAGTGTGTGCAGGGcagggtggcacacgcctttaatcccagtacttgggaggtagaggcaggcagatttctgagttcgaggccagcctggtctacagagtgagttccaggacagccagggctacacagagaaaccctgtttggaaaaacaaaacaaacaaacaaaacaaaaacaaaaacaaaccacacttGCAAGCATACACACCCgagcacatccacacacacatatgcacaaaggtAAAACATCTAGAAAAATAGAACCTTACAACAAATATACAtctacatctacacacacacacacacacacacacacacacacacacacatacatccaagGCAGCTCGGTCAGTCAAGAGGGTCTCAAGCGAGGGAATGaggattgaaaaagaagaaaaacagacaagacTATAACATGGCTCCAGCCCGtactgaggctgaagcagctttgtttctctccagcctgcttttacatcattctaggtacatccaaaacacatggtcagttcttagatcaaagacaaagtaatcaagtGAAGTAGTAAGCCAAGAGATCACACCAGGTAATAATTAAGTAAACTAGTAAGCAAAGCCCCATGGTCAttgtttccacttttttttttttttttaagattttatttttttggatgtgagtacactgttgctgtcttcagacacacctgaagagaacattggatcccattacagatggttatgggccaccatgtggttgctgggacttgaactcaggacctctgggaaagcagtcagtgctcttaaccgttgagccatctctccagccctgtctctaATATTCTTATCTGAACCTACTTCCTCATCGGAGCCCAGGGACAAAACAAATTCCTAGAAGCAGCACCAAAAGCTCTcaacttaaaatttgttttcatttttaattatatttgtgtccatgtatgtatataaacttGAGTGCAAGTACcatcagaaaccagaagagggcgttggatcccctggagctggagctgtagGTAACCTGactggggtgctgggaactaaactctggcCTTCTGCATGAgctacaagtgctcttaactgcggagccgTCTCTTCAGGCCCTGTAAACGTAGTCATAGTGCCTAGTTCAttggttctcaacccatgggtcccGACCCCCAGCACacatcagacatcctgcatatgaGACATTTACATTgcgatttataacagtagcaaaactacgaTTGTGAAGTAGTCACGAGGTACCTTTAGggctgggggtcagcacaacatgagggactgtattaaaggcttgcagccttaggaagggtGAGAATTACTGCCCTAGATCTACAAGCAACACTTTGCTGAGtcacatgcctctgtctctctctgtctccttcattttttcttttttctttttttaagatttatttgtttgccaggtggtggtggtacacacctttaatcccagcacttgggaggcagagacaggcggatttctgagttcgaggccagcctggtctacagagtgaataccaggacagccagggctatacagagaaaccctgtctcgaaaaaccaagaaaaaaaaaaagatttatttgttttatgtatatatgagtgcactgtagctgtattgatggttgtaagccatcatgtggttgctgggaattttgaattcaggacctctgtttgctccagcctaaagatttatttattattatatctaaacacactgtagctatcttcagacacaccagaagagagcgtcagatctcattaaggatggtcatgagccactatgtggttgctgggatttgaactcaggaccttcagaagaacagtcagtgctcttaaccatctctccagcccctttgtttTCCAGACtgggtttttttctctctgtgtagccctggctgtcctggaatatgctcttatagaccaggctggccttgaacttgaatcagcctgcctccacctcctgaatgaATGCtggttccttcttcccttcttgagacaggttcttatgCATCCCAACCCAGCCTCATACTTGCCAACTAGTGaaggatgaccttggatttcAGATCATCCTGATGGGATTACAACCCCACAGCACCAGGCCTGCTTGATTtagtgctggggaccaaagctGGAGCCCCAGGCATGCTGGGCCAGTGCTCTCCCAGTGAACCACAGCCCTGGGCTACTTCTCATATCTTTCCAAGTTGTGAGCATTACCTCACATTACCACTGAATTGCTCAAGTTAGtctttgtttcctcattttttttcttgcctcagGAAGATAAAATTTACAACTAGTAAAATGTACAGAGCTGGAATTTGTGCTATTTTCCCTCTTACAGAATCAAACCCACTGGCCAACTGCCCAGTCAGGGAGCGCTACTGCCATCCCAGCACGGTCTCTCTGGGCCTCGGCATCTTCTTAGGGCTTTTCCATGGAGATGAAGCAGGGGTGTAATAGACTGTAGATCGGTGGCCAGCACATTCTCAGCTGTATTCTACTTGTATTGGTGTTGGTGATATTTTCCAAATGCATTGTCTGGTCTGGGACACAGAGACTGCAGGGTCACCAGGAAGGGGAGATGGCCTGAGACCTCCAATCAGCTGCCATTAATTCAGTTCCTGATGTTCATTGAATTCAAGGAATtgctcatttgttcattcattcattcattcattcattcaccctgCACCTCATTTAAAAGCATTTGATGCTTCCTAATGGAGGAGGCTCATTCATCCTTGGGGTGGAGTGTGCCTCTGCATTGCTCTATCAGGGCGGAAGCATCATCACTTCTGCCctcccagagagacagagagaaagagagagggagggagggagagagagagagggaaggagagagagggggagaaaaagagagagggagagggagggaggagagggagggggagagagagaagagggaagagagggagaaggagagagggaaggagagagagggagagagagagagggagagggagagggagagggagggagaagagggaNNNNNNNNNNNNNNNNNNNNNNNNNNNNNNNNNNNNNNNNNNNNNNNNNNNNNNNNNNNNNNNNNNNNNNNNNNNNNNNNNNNNNNNNNNNNNNNNNNNNNNNNNNNNNNNNNNNNNNNNNNNNNNNNNNNNNNNNNNNNNNNNNNNNNNNNNNNNNNNNNNNNNNNNNNNNNNNNNNNNNNNNNNNNNNNNNNNNNNNNNNNNNNNNNNNNNNNNNNNNNNNNNNNNNNNNNNNNNNNagagggagagggagagggagggaggagagggagggggagagagagactgaggcttCCTCATAAAGCCATTACCACTGTGGACCTGcttatttctcctttccatcTAGTTTTAGAGACTGGAACAGGAAGAAGTAAGGCAGTGTGGGGAGAGGAACATCTCAGGGTTGCAGACACACAGTTGCCCCTTGTTGGCCTCCCACTCCATCTTCTTAccccagtgtgtgcatgtgcctgtgcatgcatgtgtgtgcgtgcatgtgtgtgcgtgtgcgtgtgcgtgtgcgtgtgtgtcttgGCAGCCCTCCCTGCAGCACTGGCCTACGAGGTCCAGACTGCACGAGATACCTGGAGTCCTGCCTGGCCATTACAACCTTGTTTGTTGCCTGGCCTTCTGCAATCCGCCTTCCTTCCCTGGACTTCACCTTCCCTCCCTGCTAAGCCCCCCTTCATCTTTACCGTGAAAACCTCTCTCTAccccatctccttccccagttcAGAGAACCCAGGCATCCAGCCACCCAACCCTGGCCCGAGTGCTGGGTAAACAGGAAGCCGGGTGAGGGGAGAAAGGGTGTTCGGAAAGTCCCGGGCAGGGGGCAGGTGTGTGGGCCTGAGGGAGGGGTGGCCCTACCCCTGAGGTATGAAAGCCCCTGCCCCGGTCCAAGTTCTGAGTCTGGATGGGGACACGGGGACTGCAGGGCCTGGGTGGGAGGCCCCAGGGGAGGGGCTGCCTCTTGCTGGCTGTGGCAGGAGCTACTTCTCTGGTGACCCTGTTGTTGGCAGTGCCTATTACTGTCCTGGGTGTGCTGGCCTTGGTGCCCCAGGATCAAGGACGTCGGGTGAGTGGCTGCAGGGTGCCCGTGGGCTGCCTTTTGTGGATGTTTATTTACTTATGGCTCTGCTTTTGCCCACCGAGCTCAGCTGGACGCTCTCCCCAGAGGGAATGTCTGGCCTCTCTTTGCCCACTTTCCAGGCAATCCTAGCCTGAATTTGCAAGCCCCTTCCTGGTTGGCTCCTCTACCCGATACGCTGCACTTGTGTCTTTCGGCCTGCATACacaggctttgtttgtttttccagcaAGATGCATTCTAGAGAGGGCACCGCAGTCCCAGGCCTTAGCGCGCTGGGCTCTAcggtgggagggagaggtggagttGCCATTAGCAGAATCTGACCTCTGGGTACTGTAACCCTACTTACCCATCCAGGTTGAGAAAGCCATTGGCTCCGGAGCACAGGCTCAGAAAAGACTGGATGACAACAAACCGTCGTGCATCTTGCCCTCACCCTCCAGCCTCTCAGAGACTCCTGACCCCCGTCTGCATCCTCAGGGACCCTATTCTTCCAGGAATCTAGGCTCCACATCCCAACGCCCGGTTGCACAGTCCTCTCGGGAGGCATCTGCATGGGTGACCCTGTCCCCAGCTGTGGAATCTACAACAGATTCAGGGGTTCAACATCTGCCAAAGGGGGTACCAGAAAGTGACTTCAGCCCCGAGCTTCCTGCTGCCCACCTCATAGGTAAGCATCTGGTAGACCGGGCGGCCTATGCCTTTGGCTCTGCTATGACACTCCTGGTCCTTTCCCAACTCCTCCACCAGTAGGACTTCTCAGGAAACGGGTAAAAACCGGCGGGGGTCTCGCGACTTTAGTCCCCTCGGGTGATTGCACCCTTATCCCTGCCCCTCCCCGCTGAGTACCACAGGGTGAGGAAGACCCCGCCCTATCCGCTCCAGGTCCCTTGCTCATCCTGCCCGGGTCCCCGACCTAGAGAGATCGCGGCCCGAGAGCTCACGCGTGTCCCTTTCTGCAGGCGCTTGGATGAGCGGGCAAGGGCTCAGCTGGGAGGCGAGCCAAGAAGAAGCGTTTTTGAAGAGCGGCGCTCAGTTCTCGCGCACCCAAGGGCTGGCGCTGCCGCAGGACGGCGTCTATTACCTCTACTGCCATGTGGGGTACCGGGGCAGGGCGCCCCCTGCCGGCCGAAGCCGCGCTCGCTCGCTCACGCTGCGCAGTGCCCTGTACCGCTCGGGGGGCGCCTACGGGCGGGGCTCCCCCGAGCTGCTGCTGGAGGGCGCGGAGACCGTGACCCCTGTTGTGGACCCCGTCGGGTACGGGTCTTTATGGTACACGAACGTGGGGTTCGGCGGCCTGGCGCAGCTCCGGAGCGGCGAGAGGGTCTACGTCAACATCAGTCACCCCGACATGGTGGACTATAGGAGAGGGAAGACCTTCTTCGGGGCGGTGATGGTGGGGTGACAGCCATCTGCATTCCTGGAGGATCGACTGACGGTGCGAATGTGTGAATCGTGATGTCCGGAGAGTCGGGAAGCCCGGGATCCCCCACAGTCTGGAGCGGAGGGGGGCGTGGCGGGAGGGAATGTAGGACAcgaattttgaaaataaagaatgtaaaCAATGCTGGCCCGTGCCAGGGTCTTCACGGAAACGCAGACGTGCTTTTTGAGTCTGGGGCGTGTGCAGGTGTGGATGACCCAGCTTTGAACTGTGAACACCGTTGCACCCTCACCCT harbors:
- the Ltb gene encoding lymphotoxin-beta, yielding MGTRGLQGLGGRPQGRGCLLLAVAGATSLVTLLLAVPITVLGVLALVPQDQGRRVEKAIGSGAQAQKRLDDNKPSCILPSPSSLSETPDPRLHPQGPYSSRNLGSTSQRPVAQSSREASAWVTLSPAVESTTDSGVQHLPKGVPESDFSPELPAAHLIGAWMSGQGLSWEASQEEAFLKSGAQFSRTQGLALPQDGVYYLYCHVGYRGRAPPAGRSRARSLTLRSALYRSGGAYGRGSPELLLEGAETVTPVVDPVGYGSLWYTNVGFGGLAQLRSGERVYVNISHPDMVDYRRGKTFFGAVMVG